Proteins from a single region of Methanobacterium sp.:
- a CDS encoding ferredoxin family protein: protein MKSSEKREPYPVINILECKACERCIIACKKGVLKMSDDINERGYHYVVYEGEGCSGCGDCYYTCPEPLAIEVHIPKKAKKEED, encoded by the coding sequence ATGAAATCATCAGAGAAAAGAGAACCGTACCCTGTAATTAATATCTTGGAATGTAAAGCTTGTGAAAGATGCATTATTGCATGCAAAAAAGGCGTTTTAAAGATGAGCGATGACATTAATGAAAGAGGGTACCATTACGTAGTTTACGAAGGAGAAGGGTGCTCAGGATGTGGTGATTGTTATTATACCTGTCCAGAACCCTTAGCAATCGAAGTTCATATTCCAAAAAAAGCTAAAAAAGAGGAGGATTAA
- the vorB gene encoding 3-methyl-2-oxobutanoate dehydrogenase subunit VorB produces MATQLIRGNTAVIIGAMYAGCDCYFGYPITPASEILHEASKYFPMVGRKFVQAESEEAAINMVYGGAAAGHRVMTASSGPGISLKQEGISFLAGAELPCVIVDVMRAGPGLGNIGPEQGDYNQLVKGGGHGNYRNIVLAPNSVQEMCDFTMKAFEIAEKWRNPVIIIADAVLGQMIEPLHFPEKAVEPEIDTSWAVCGNKETMGNLVTSIFLDFDQLEEFNFKVQEKYEKIKKSEVDYEEYQIDDAEIVLVSYGISSRIARSAVDLARSEGIKAGLFRPKTLFPFPEKELKKIADELNPKFISVEMSNGQMCEDIKMAVECRDVELVNRMGGNIIELNDIMTKIREVRGGK; encoded by the coding sequence ATGGCAACTCAGCTAATAAGAGGAAACACAGCAGTTATAATAGGAGCCATGTATGCAGGATGTGACTGTTATTTTGGATATCCAATTACCCCTGCAAGTGAAATCCTTCATGAAGCCTCTAAATATTTCCCAATGGTAGGAAGGAAATTTGTACAAGCAGAGTCAGAAGAAGCAGCCATAAACATGGTTTACGGCGGTGCTGCAGCAGGACACAGAGTAATGACAGCCTCATCCGGCCCTGGAATAAGTTTAAAACAGGAAGGAATATCATTTTTAGCAGGCGCAGAATTACCCTGCGTTATAGTAGATGTTATGAGAGCAGGGCCTGGCTTGGGGAATATTGGACCAGAACAGGGCGATTATAATCAGCTTGTTAAAGGTGGAGGTCATGGTAACTACAGAAATATTGTTTTAGCCCCGAATTCTGTTCAGGAAATGTGCGATTTCACCATGAAAGCATTTGAAATTGCAGAAAAATGGAGGAATCCGGTTATAATCATTGCAGATGCTGTTTTAGGGCAAATGATAGAACCACTTCACTTCCCTGAAAAAGCGGTTGAACCTGAAATCGACACTTCATGGGCAGTCTGCGGAAATAAAGAAACAATGGGAAACCTTGTTACATCCATATTCCTGGATTTTGACCAGTTAGAAGAGTTTAACTTCAAAGTTCAGGAGAAATATGAAAAAATAAAAAAATCTGAAGTTGATTATGAGGAATATCAAATAGATGATGCTGAAATAGTCCTTGTATCCTATGGAATAAGCAGCAGAATAGCAAGATCTGCAGTGGATCTTGCAAGAAGTGAAGGAATTAAAGCAGGGCTATTCAGGCCCAAAACTCTATTTCCATTCCCTGAAAAAGAATTAAAAAAGATTGCTGATGAGTTAAATCCCAAATTTATATCTGTGGAGATGAGCAACGGCCAGATGTGTGAAGATATAAAGATGGCAGTTGAATGCAGGGATGTAGAACTTGTAAATCGTATGGGTGGAAATATTATCGAATTAAATGATATAATGACCAAGATTAGAGAAGTAAGGGGAGGAAAATAA
- a CDS encoding 2-oxoacid:acceptor oxidoreductase family protein: protein MDEKIIGKPKSLYDEFPRKGGSSPTATHYCPGCGHGILHKLIGEAMDELQIQDRSIMTSPVGCAVFAYYYFDCGNVQTAHGRAPAVGTGLSRAEDDAIVMLYQGDGDLASIGLNETIQAANRGEKMAVFFINNTVYGMTGGQMAPTTLIGEVTVTCPEGRDPRFTGYPLHMCELIDNLNAPVFIERVSLSDVKHIRKAKRAIKKALEVQRDGKGYAFVEVLSPCPTNLRHDALGAEKFLNEEMEKEFPVKNFRDRIKEVEPLCRGASDFSKESLDKIFNVVGESSEDAVDDPDYKERSIKITGFGGQGVLSMGLTIAEAGMKARRHVSYYPSYGPEQRGGASNCVVVISGSVIGSPAVHEVDTLVSLNRPSLEEFKGEVKKGGLIVYDSAIGEFEAPEGVEAISVPAFKIAKEHGVKRAGNTVLLGVLMALGRAGLSEDMFKKAIEHTFSKKPELIPINLEILEAGKQWALENLC, encoded by the coding sequence ATGGATGAAAAAATCATCGGAAAACCTAAATCATTATATGATGAATTTCCAAGAAAAGGTGGAAGCTCCCCAACAGCAACACATTACTGTCCAGGCTGTGGTCATGGAATATTACATAAACTCATTGGAGAAGCCATGGATGAGCTCCAAATACAGGATAGATCCATTATGACAAGCCCCGTAGGATGTGCAGTATTCGCTTACTACTATTTTGACTGTGGAAACGTCCAAACAGCCCATGGAAGAGCACCAGCAGTTGGAACCGGACTTTCAAGGGCAGAAGATGATGCAATTGTCATGCTTTACCAGGGAGATGGTGATTTAGCATCGATAGGATTAAATGAAACAATCCAAGCTGCTAATCGTGGCGAAAAAATGGCAGTATTTTTTATAAACAATACTGTTTATGGAATGACTGGAGGGCAGATGGCACCAACAACCTTAATTGGAGAGGTTACAGTAACCTGTCCTGAAGGAAGAGACCCCAGATTTACCGGATATCCGCTGCACATGTGCGAGCTTATAGATAATTTGAATGCCCCTGTATTTATTGAAAGAGTTTCACTTTCAGATGTTAAACACATAAGAAAAGCTAAAAGAGCTATTAAGAAGGCTCTTGAAGTGCAAAGGGACGGTAAAGGTTATGCCTTTGTCGAAGTCCTATCCCCCTGCCCAACCAATTTGAGGCATGATGCATTAGGGGCTGAAAAGTTCCTTAACGAAGAAATGGAGAAAGAATTCCCTGTTAAAAACTTTAGAGATAGAATCAAGGAAGTTGAACCCCTTTGTAGAGGTGCAAGCGACTTTTCAAAGGAATCACTGGATAAAATCTTTAATGTGGTTGGTGAAAGCAGTGAAGATGCAGTAGATGACCCTGATTATAAAGAAAGAAGTATAAAAATCACAGGATTTGGTGGTCAGGGAGTACTAAGTATGGGACTTACTATCGCTGAAGCAGGAATGAAAGCAAGACGCCATGTGTCTTATTATCCCTCCTATGGACCTGAACAGAGAGGAGGAGCATCTAACTGCGTTGTAGTCATTTCTGGAAGCGTGATAGGTTCCCCTGCTGTCCATGAGGTAGATACCCTTGTATCCCTTAACAGACCTTCCCTCGAAGAATTCAAGGGAGAAGTAAAAAAGGGCGGTTTAATTGTCTATGATTCTGCAATAGGAGAATTTGAAGCACCTGAAGGTGTTGAAGCAATTTCAGTTCCGGCTTTCAAGATTGCAAAGGAACATGGAGTTAAAAGGGCAGGTAACACTGTTCTACTTGGTGTTTTAATGGCCCTAGGACGTGCCGGACTATCTGAAGATATGTTTAAAAAAGCGATTGAACATACCTTCTCTAAAAAGCCTGAATTAATCCCAATAAACTTAGAAATACTCGAAGCGGGTAAACAATGGGCTCTGGAGAATCTGTGTTAA
- a CDS encoding winged helix-turn-helix domain-containing protein codes for MKKVLWWLFAGKGGVSRARLINKLNERPYNAHQLAEELELDYKTIRHHLKVLEKNNIITASGEKYGMMYFLSDKMEENYSIFKEIWNKLNKNKEGS; via the coding sequence ATGAAGAAAGTGCTTTGGTGGCTGTTTGCAGGTAAAGGTGGGGTTAGTAGGGCCCGGTTAATTAATAAATTGAATGAAAGACCTTACAATGCCCATCAACTTGCTGAAGAGCTTGAACTGGATTATAAAACCATCCGGCATCATTTAAAGGTTCTGGAGAAAAATAACATAATTACAGCCAGCGGAGAGAAATATGGTATGATGTATTTTCTTTCTGATAAAATGGAGGAAAATTATTCTATTTTTAAAGAAATATGGAATAAATTAAATAAAAACAAGGAAGGGAGCTAA
- a CDS encoding 2-oxoacid:acceptor oxidoreductase subunit alpha, producing MSEFLSGEDVSIVLCGEAGQGIQTVEEILVQAVKLEGYNVFSSKEYMSRIRGGENSTEIRVSSKRVTAYVDRIDILIAISKGAIDHLEERISEDTVIIGDEKTLEEVEKEDVIKIPFLKMAAEIGGPIFANIIAAGALCRVLNVDKETFDECITAMFKRKGEEILQKDLQAGAEGYKIGEDFISSGKFNIKIKKDPKIRDEILLNGTDAVGLGCIAGGLKFMSSYPMTPSTPLQTFIAGHSTEFGMIFEQAEDEIAAINMGLGASYAGARAIVATSGSGFALMSEGVGLSGMIETPIVIYLAQRPGPAVGLPTRTAQEDLNLALYSSPGETPKAIFAPGKFEDAFYLTYHAFNLADKYQIPVFILSDQYFADIYYNLPDIDLSNIETQKYIVVTSENYRRYEITENGISPRGIPGYGEGLVVVDSDEHDIEGHITEDLHLRNKMVEKRLKKLEGIKREVIEPELVGNEDYKALVVGWGSTYGSIKEALEVIGRDDIAFLHFKQVYPLHESTLNYLKKAQKTIIFENNATSQFGNLIKLHTGFEIDNKALKYNGMPFSVEEVTQRLKSFLERI from the coding sequence ATGTCTGAGTTTTTATCTGGAGAAGATGTTTCAATAGTCCTGTGCGGTGAGGCAGGGCAGGGAATTCAAACCGTGGAAGAAATACTGGTCCAGGCCGTTAAACTTGAAGGATACAACGTATTTTCCTCAAAAGAATACATGTCAAGAATAAGGGGAGGAGAAAACTCCACTGAAATACGTGTATCCTCAAAAAGAGTAACTGCTTATGTTGATAGAATTGATATACTGATTGCAATCAGCAAAGGGGCCATAGATCACCTTGAAGAAAGAATATCCGAGGATACTGTTATAATTGGAGATGAAAAAACACTTGAAGAAGTAGAAAAAGAGGATGTAATTAAGATTCCATTTCTAAAAATGGCTGCAGAAATTGGAGGCCCCATATTTGCAAACATAATCGCTGCAGGGGCTCTTTGTAGAGTTCTAAATGTGGACAAAGAAACATTTGATGAATGCATAACTGCAATGTTTAAAAGAAAGGGTGAAGAAATCCTTCAAAAAGATCTGCAGGCAGGAGCAGAAGGCTATAAAATTGGGGAAGACTTTATCAGCTCTGGAAAATTTAATATAAAGATAAAAAAAGACCCAAAAATCAGGGACGAGATTCTTTTGAACGGGACTGATGCAGTGGGGCTTGGATGTATTGCAGGAGGCCTAAAGTTCATGTCTTCATACCCTATGACTCCCTCCACGCCGCTTCAAACATTTATTGCCGGACATTCCACAGAGTTTGGCATGATCTTTGAACAGGCAGAAGATGAGATAGCCGCAATAAATATGGGCCTTGGAGCCTCATATGCAGGGGCAAGAGCAATTGTAGCAACTTCAGGAAGTGGATTTGCACTTATGAGCGAAGGTGTTGGGCTATCGGGAATGATTGAAACCCCAATAGTTATATATCTTGCCCAGCGTCCCGGGCCGGCTGTTGGATTACCCACACGGACTGCCCAGGAAGATCTGAATCTTGCTCTTTATTCTTCCCCTGGTGAAACCCCAAAAGCCATATTTGCCCCTGGAAAATTTGAAGATGCGTTCTATTTAACGTATCATGCCTTTAATCTTGCAGATAAATACCAAATACCTGTCTTTATACTTTCTGATCAGTATTTTGCAGATATCTACTATAATCTGCCTGATATTGACTTATCCAACATTGAAACTCAAAAATATATCGTTGTAACTAGTGAAAACTACAGAAGATACGAAATAACCGAAAATGGGATATCTCCACGTGGAATTCCAGGATATGGTGAGGGCCTTGTAGTTGTGGATTCAGATGAACACGATATAGAAGGGCATATTACTGAAGATCTTCATTTAAGGAATAAAATGGTAGAAAAACGTCTGAAAAAGCTTGAAGGGATAAAAAGAGAGGTAATAGAACCAGAACTTGTAGGAAATGAAGATTATAAGGCTCTGGTTGTAGGATGGGGCTCTACTTATGGATCCATAAAAGAAGCTCTGGAAGTCATTGGAAGAGACGATATAGCGTTTTTACACTTCAAACAGGTCTATCCTCTTCATGAGAGCACCTTGAATTACCTTAAAAAGGCCCAAAAAACAATTATCTTTGAAAATAACGCTACTTCTCAATTTGGAAATCTTATAAAACTCCATACAGGGTTTGAGATTGATAATAAGGCTTTGAAATATAATGGAATGCCCTTTTCCGTTGAAGAAGTTACGCAACGCTTGAAAAGCTTCTTGGAGAGGATATAA